A genomic window from Elaeis guineensis isolate ETL-2024a chromosome 3, EG11, whole genome shotgun sequence includes:
- the LOC105035769 gene encoding uncharacterized protein isoform X1, translated as MDRYQRVEKPRPESAINENEIRITTQGLIRNYVSYASSLLQEKRVREIVLKAMGQAISKTVAVAEIIKKRIPGLHQDTAISSVSITDVWEPIEEGLVPLEMTRHVSMISISLSFRELNKNSPGYQAPLHAEQPKQQQKFQQPQQYQQQQQYQPRQAQGQLNEDSYGRVRGRGRGRGRGWGRGGYGGYGGYGNNPGGYGGYGNSNGGYSGYGNSNGGYGGYGNNNGGYGGYGNSNGGYGYGNNRENGGYNWNWGRGGGRGRGGWGYRGAGGRGGGPGGRVYGRGRGRMGGRGRGNQV; from the exons ATGGATAGATACCAGAGAGTGGAGAAGCCGCGGCCGGAATCCGCCATTAACGAGAATGAGATCCGAATCACCACCCAAGGCCTCATCCGGAACTATGTGAGCTATGCCTCCAGCCTCCTTCAG GAGAAAAGGGTCAGAGAGATTGTCTTAAAGGCAATGGGACAGGCAATCAGCAAGACTGTGGCCGTAGCAGAGATTATAAAG AAAAGGATTCCTGGGTTACATCAAGATACAGCTATAAGTTCAGTCAGTATCACTGATGTATGGGAACCGATTGAGGAGGGCCTTGTACC ATTGGAGATGACGCGCCATGTTTCCATGATATCAATATCTCTGTCATTCAGAGAGCTCAACAAGAACTCCCCTGG GTATCAAGCTCCATTGCATGCAGAGCAGCCAAAGCAACAGCAAAAATTCCAGCAGCCACAGCAATACCAACAACAGCAGCAGTATCAACCCAGACAAGCACAAGGTCAACTTAATGAAG ATTCATATGGACGTGTGCGTGGTCGAGgtagaggaagaggaaggggtTGGGGTAGAGGAGGATATGGTGGATATGGCGGATACGGCAACAATCCAGGTGGATATGGAGGATACGGCAACAGCAATGGTGGATACAGTGGATATGGCAACAGCAATGGTGGATATGGTGGATATGGCAACAACAATGGTGGATACGGTGGATATGGCAACAGCAATGGTGGATATGGATATGGCAACAATCGAG AAAATGGTGGATATAACTGGAACTGGGGTCGAGGTGGTGGGCGAGGTAGAGGTGGTTGGGGCTATCGTG GAGCGGGAGGCAGAGGTGGAGGTCCAGGAGGAAGAGTTTATGGCCGTGGACGGGGAAGGATGGGTGGCCGTGGGAGGGGGAATCAGGTGTGA
- the LOC105035769 gene encoding uncharacterized protein isoform X2, translated as MDRYQRVEKPRPESAINENEIRITTQGLIRNYVSYASSLLQEKRVREIVLKAMGQAISKTVAVAEIIKKRIPGLHQDTAISSVSITDVWEPIEEGLVPLEMTRHVSMISISLSFRELNKNSPGYQAPLHAEQPKQQQKFQQPQQYQQQQQYQPRQAQDSYGRVRGRGRGRGRGWGRGGYGGYGGYGNNPGGYGGYGNSNGGYSGYGNSNGGYGGYGNNNGGYGGYGNSNGGYGYGNNRENGGYNWNWGRGGGRGRGGWGYRGAGGRGGGPGGRVYGRGRGRMGGRGRGNQV; from the exons ATGGATAGATACCAGAGAGTGGAGAAGCCGCGGCCGGAATCCGCCATTAACGAGAATGAGATCCGAATCACCACCCAAGGCCTCATCCGGAACTATGTGAGCTATGCCTCCAGCCTCCTTCAG GAGAAAAGGGTCAGAGAGATTGTCTTAAAGGCAATGGGACAGGCAATCAGCAAGACTGTGGCCGTAGCAGAGATTATAAAG AAAAGGATTCCTGGGTTACATCAAGATACAGCTATAAGTTCAGTCAGTATCACTGATGTATGGGAACCGATTGAGGAGGGCCTTGTACC ATTGGAGATGACGCGCCATGTTTCCATGATATCAATATCTCTGTCATTCAGAGAGCTCAACAAGAACTCCCCTGG GTATCAAGCTCCATTGCATGCAGAGCAGCCAAAGCAACAGCAAAAATTCCAGCAGCCACAGCAATACCAACAACAGCAGCAGTATCAACCCAGACAAGCACAAG ATTCATATGGACGTGTGCGTGGTCGAGgtagaggaagaggaaggggtTGGGGTAGAGGAGGATATGGTGGATATGGCGGATACGGCAACAATCCAGGTGGATATGGAGGATACGGCAACAGCAATGGTGGATACAGTGGATATGGCAACAGCAATGGTGGATATGGTGGATATGGCAACAACAATGGTGGATACGGTGGATATGGCAACAGCAATGGTGGATATGGATATGGCAACAATCGAG AAAATGGTGGATATAACTGGAACTGGGGTCGAGGTGGTGGGCGAGGTAGAGGTGGTTGGGGCTATCGTG GAGCGGGAGGCAGAGGTGGAGGTCCAGGAGGAAGAGTTTATGGCCGTGGACGGGGAAGGATGGGTGGCCGTGGGAGGGGGAATCAGGTGTGA